The stretch of DNA CCATCCAAAGCTGGCCCTGGCAACGTCGTGCCTATGCGATCGCCCTTGATCGTCTCATGCAGGCGAGGGCGCGATCGGTATCCCTAGATGTATTATTTCTAGATCCTAGTTCTTACGGAGTTGAAGACGATCAGAGTCTAGAGCAGGCCCTGCAAGCCTATGGCGATCGCATTGTTCTAGCAGGATTCTATGATGCCTACAGTCATGACGGTAATCTTACCCATCAACTAGCTCTGCCCATTCTATGGGGTTCCGAAGATAATTATCACGGACATATTAACGTCATTCCAGGGGTGGATGGCCGCATCTATGACCAGCCCAGTCGCTATTATGATGAGGTCATTGCCTCGCCTCTTCCGCAACTTCCAAGTTTTGCCGAGGCTAGCCTACAAGCTGCCGAACGAACAGCAGTACTTCCTCCCAATATGGCAAGGTCGGAACTCTACTACTATGGCCCTGGCGGTAGAACATTTCGCCAAGTGCCATTTTGGGAGATTTTAGATCCGGTGACCTGGGCTAGGCATCAGCGGCAAAGAACGTTTGACAACAAGATTGTATTAATTGGCGCAACGGCCGTCAGTTTAGAAGATTTAGTCCGCACTCCCTTCGATGATCACACCCCCGGTGTTGAACTCCATGCTACGGCGATCGCCAATTACTTGCAGGGAAAAGTCGTCACCCATTGGCTGCCCCGTCCAGGCTATGATGCCGTCTTAGTGTTGATGATCACCGGCAGTAGCGGCATCCTCTTGTGGGTTGTTCGTAAGGCGTCCCGTCAGGTGGTGGCAACCCTGGTTCTGTTTCTCAGTTGGGCAAGTATTAGTTATATTATCTTTGTTGTGGGCAGGCATAGCTTACCCACCATGATTCCCCTAGGAGCGATCGCTCTTAGTGGTTCGACGGCGATCGTCGCCAATTCAATTCAAAGCCAGCTTGAGCAGCAACGATTACGCCGCACGTTAGAACGATACGTAGCCTCTCCCATCGTGCAGGAAATTCTCACTCACTATTCTGAGGACTACCAGTCCTTACTCAAGGGTAAGCGCCTCAATGCTACGATTCTATTCTGTGATATTCGAGGGTTTACGACTCTATCGATGAACTCTGATCCAGAAGCCCTCGTAGAGCAACTCAATGAATATCTAGATGTGATGGTCGAAGTGATTCTGAATGCAGGTGGTACGGTGGATAAATTCATTGGCGATGCGATCATGGCAGAATTTGGATCACCGCTATCTCAAGGAGAACGGACAGATACACTCAATGCTGTACGAGCTGTGTTAGAGATGCGTAAGGCATTGGTTCATCTGCAAGCTAAGTGGCAAGATGCGGGAAAACCGATCTTATTTAACGGCATCGGCTTAAATTTTGGTGAAGTCGTTGCTGGTGATATTGGTTCATTGCGCCGTAGAGAATATGCAGTTATTGGTGATACGGTCAATATTGCTAGCCGGGTGGAAGGCATGACCCGTAAGTTCTGGACAGATATCCTAATCACGGATTCTGTCTACCAGTGGGTGAAGGATGAGGTGAATGTGGTGTGTGTAGGCAATCATCCCCTAAAAGGACGAGAACGCAATACCGTACGTCTCTATACCCTGGTTGGCATGAAGGGTGATGATCCATCGCTATACCGAACGGTTCATCA from Candidatus Obscuribacterales bacterium encodes:
- a CDS encoding adenylate/guanylate cyclase domain-containing protein; protein product: MLRRCLLKFKPNLSSKSTSGRRKISLIYLSYVIIGCITLGSTALTATNHPLTQLIEKRSQIIFYRLRGVVTPPDDIIILAIDQASLIQGEFYTSKPEQYADLAPIQSWPWQRRAYAIALDRLMQARARSVSLDVLFLDPSSYGVEDDQSLEQALQAYGDRIVLAGFYDAYSHDGNLTHQLALPILWGSEDNYHGHINVIPGVDGRIYDQPSRYYDEVIASPLPQLPSFAEASLQAAERTAVLPPNMARSELYYYGPGGRTFRQVPFWEILDPVTWARHQRQRTFDNKIVLIGATAVSLEDLVRTPFDDHTPGVELHATAIANYLQGKVVTHWLPRPGYDAVLVLMITGSSGILLWVVRKASRQVVATLVLFLSWASISYIIFVVGRHSLPTMIPLGAIALSGSTAIVANSIQSQLEQQRLRRTLERYVASPIVQEILTHYSEDYQSLLKGKRLNATILFCDIRGFTTLSMNSDPEALVEQLNEYLDVMVEVILNAGGTVDKFIGDAIMAEFGSPLSQGERTDTLNAVRAVLEMRKALVHLQAKWQDAGKPILFNGIGLNFGEVVAGDIGSLRRREYAVIGDTVNIASRVEGMTRKFWTDILITDSVYQWVKDEVNVVCVGNHPLKGRERNTVRLYTLVGMKGDDPSLYRTVH